One Bufo gargarizans isolate SCDJY-AF-19 chromosome 3, ASM1485885v1, whole genome shotgun sequence DNA segment encodes these proteins:
- the LEMD1 gene encoding LEM domain-containing protein 1 isoform X4: MHSPSQLGEVNSLAMSGQLLPVWDHEEKSSDQMDLKSLSDSELKEQLKKHGVNPGPILPTTRTIYEKKLQKLLEENQVKENGGGRADQYSDNEDGFQVKNPMDMRCELNGEKSSGFDSCSQKNIPACLAAEFNQNLATLGDDFSVTKMLKQMERRSSLSQTASYRNGQESKTLTSSFQPDDTSSDDFSDLMSQSTLGMSATRRKPIKGAAGRPIQFRYDDIATRARMQEQSKEIVTEGKPQRLVSVRLQIVLFIIVAFIALVYITMESSPDNPFGSVTEDLAEGRQP, from the exons CTTCTGCCTGTTTGGGACCACGAGGAAAAGAGCAGTGACCAGATGGACTTAAAAAGCTTGAGTGACAGTGAGCTAAAGGAACAGCTGAAGAAACATGGGGTCAACCCGGGACCCATCTTAC CCACCACCAGGACCATTTATGAAAAGAAGTTGCAGAAACTACTTGAAGAAAACCAGGTGAAAGAGAATGGAGGTGGACGTGCggaccagtattcagacaatgaaGATG GTTTTCAGGTGAAGAATCCGATGGACATGAGATGTGAGCTGAATGGGGAAAAATCATCTGGATTTGACAGCTGCAGCCAAAAAAAT ATCCCTGCATGCCTTGCAGCCGAATTTAATCAGAACCTTGCAACACTAGGAGATGATTTCAGCGTTACAAAAATGTTAAAACAG ATGGAGAGAAGGTCGTCTTTGAGCCAGACAGCAAGTTACAGAAATGGACAGGAAAGCAAGACTTTGACATCCAGTTTTCAG CCGGATGACACCTCTTCTGATGACTTCTCTGATCTGATGTCCCAGTCTACCCTAGGAATGAG TGCTACACGAAGGAAGCCTATAAAAGGGGCTGCTGGCCGTCCCATTCAGTTTCGATATGATGATATTGCAACTAGAGCCAGGATGCAGGAGCAGTCTAAAGAGATCGTAACGGAGGGAAAACCACAACGCTTGGTATCTGTACGTCTTCAGATTGTTCTCTTCATTATAGTAGCCTTTATTGCCCTTGTCTATATCACGATGGAGAGCAGCCCAGACAATCCTTTTGGTTCTGTCACAGAAGACCTTGCTGAAGGACGCCAACCCTAG
- the LEMD1 gene encoding LEM domain-containing protein 1 isoform X6 produces the protein MHSPSQLGELLPVWDHEEKSSDQMDLKSLSDSELKEQLKKHGVNPGPILPTTRTIYEKKLQKLLEENQVKENGGGRADQYSDNEDGFQVKNPMDMRCELNGEKSSGFDSCSQKNIPACLAAEFNQNLATLGDDFSVTKMLKQMERRSSLSQTASYRNGQESKTLTSSFQPDDTSSDDFSDLMSQSTLGMSATRRKPIKGAAGRPIQFRYDDIATRARMQEQSKEIVTEGKPQRLVSVRLQIVLFIIVAFIALVYITMESSPDNPFGSVTEDLAEGRQP, from the exons CTTCTGCCTGTTTGGGACCACGAGGAAAAGAGCAGTGACCAGATGGACTTAAAAAGCTTGAGTGACAGTGAGCTAAAGGAACAGCTGAAGAAACATGGGGTCAACCCGGGACCCATCTTAC CCACCACCAGGACCATTTATGAAAAGAAGTTGCAGAAACTACTTGAAGAAAACCAGGTGAAAGAGAATGGAGGTGGACGTGCggaccagtattcagacaatgaaGATG GTTTTCAGGTGAAGAATCCGATGGACATGAGATGTGAGCTGAATGGGGAAAAATCATCTGGATTTGACAGCTGCAGCCAAAAAAAT ATCCCTGCATGCCTTGCAGCCGAATTTAATCAGAACCTTGCAACACTAGGAGATGATTTCAGCGTTACAAAAATGTTAAAACAG ATGGAGAGAAGGTCGTCTTTGAGCCAGACAGCAAGTTACAGAAATGGACAGGAAAGCAAGACTTTGACATCCAGTTTTCAG CCGGATGACACCTCTTCTGATGACTTCTCTGATCTGATGTCCCAGTCTACCCTAGGAATGAG TGCTACACGAAGGAAGCCTATAAAAGGGGCTGCTGGCCGTCCCATTCAGTTTCGATATGATGATATTGCAACTAGAGCCAGGATGCAGGAGCAGTCTAAAGAGATCGTAACGGAGGGAAAACCACAACGCTTGGTATCTGTACGTCTTCAGATTGTTCTCTTCATTATAGTAGCCTTTATTGCCCTTGTCTATATCACGATGGAGAGCAGCCCAGACAATCCTTTTGGTTCTGTCACAGAAGACCTTGCTGAAGGACGCCAACCCTAG